From one Rosa rugosa chromosome 4, drRosRugo1.1, whole genome shotgun sequence genomic stretch:
- the LOC133745523 gene encoding flavonoid 3'-monooxygenase CYP75B137-like, whose product MAPSYEFFMESNSLSSLWSENNSESWGVLFTISAIFAAIFYAWSCLKSSRISPPLPPGPRGLPLVGNLLSVDPQLHTYFAGLSKTYGPIYKLRLGTRLCVVIASPSAAREVLKENDLTFSSRGVNCAAGDVALYGGAGIVCTPYGPEWRMLRKVCVLKMLSNTALDSVHQLRHSQVRKAVRYFYSQVGSPVNIGEQLFVATLNLTTNMLWGGTMLEEEAGAEVLAEFREAMVDIAVLSGKPNISELYPFLTRFDVQGIRKQMKAVELKFDSIFEKVIDQRLKMDKQGAQESKDFLTFMLRYKDEGGDAKTPLTMTHLKALLLDMVVGGSDTSSNTIEFAMAEMMNKPEVIEKAQKELDAVVGKDSIVQESHIHKLPYLEAVMKETLRLHPALPLMLPHCPSETCIVGGYTIPKGSKVFVNVWDIHRDPSTWEDPLEFNPERFLDGKYDFTGSNFNYFPFGSGKRICPGTATAERLVMHLLASLLHSFDWKLPQGETKVDSSEKFGMVMMKKVPMVAIPTPRLLDSELYQ is encoded by the exons ATGGCACCCTCTTATGAATTCTTCATGGAATCCAATTCCTTATCCTCACTGTGGTCGGAAAACAACAGCGAGAGTTGGGGAGTGTTGTTCACTATCTCCGCAATTTTTGCAGCAATTTTTTACGCATGGAGTTGCCTGAAGAGTAGCAGAATCTCGCCGCCGTTGCCTCCCGGTCCACGCGGCCTCCCGCTGGTTGGTAATCTTCTGTCCGTTGACCCACAGCTCCACACCTACTTTGCGGGCCTATCCAAAACTTACGGCCCAATCTATAAGCTCCGACTGGGTACCAGGCTCTGTGTCGTAATAGCCTCCCCTTCCGCCGCGCGAGAGGTGCTCAAGGAGAACGACCTCACGTTCTCCAGTCGCGGCGTCAATTGTGCAGCTGGGGACGTCGCACTCTACGGCGGGGCAGGTATAGTTTGTACCCCGTACGGGCCGGAGTGGCGAATGTTGAGGAAAGTGTGCGTGCTCAAGATGCTTAGCAACACCGCCTTGGACTCGGTTCACCAACTGCGCCACTCGCAGGTCCGAAAAGCTGTGCGTTACTTCTACAGTCAGGTCGGATCGCCCGTCAACATTGGTGAGCAACTTTTCGTGGCCACGCTCAATCTTACCACCAACATGTTATGGGGTGGCACCATGCTGGAGGAGGAGGCTGGGGCCGAGGTTTTGGCGGAGTTTAGGGAAGCGATGGTCGACATCGCGGTGCTTTCTGGGAAACCGAATATTTCGGAGCTTTATCCGTTTTTGACCCGGTTTGATGTGCAAGGCATAAGGAAGCAGATGAAGGCTGTGGAGCTCAAGTTTGATAGCATTTTTGAGAAAGTTATTGATCAACGGTTGAAAATGGACAAACAAGGCGCGCAAGAGAGCAAGGATTTCTTGACATTTATGTTGCGATATAAAGATGAAGGAGGAGATGCCAAAACTCCTCTCACCATGACCCATCTCAAAGCCTTGCTCTTG GATATGGTTGTGGGTGGGAGTGACACATCCTCCAACACAATTGAGTTTGCAATGGCTGAAATGATGAACAAACCAGAAGTGATAGAGAAAGCCCAGAAAGAATTAGACGCTGTAGTTGGAAAAGACAGTATCGTACAAGAGTCTCATATTCACAAACTGCCATACTTGGAAGCTGTGATGAAAGAAACTCTGCGCTTGCACCCAGCCCTGCCTCTAATGCTCCCACATTGCCCAAGTGAAACATGCATTGTGGGAGGTTATACCATTCCAAAGGGGTCTAAGGTTTTTGTTAATGTGTGGGATATCCACAGAGACCCTTCTACCTGGGAAGACCCATTAGAGTTTAATCCAGAGAGGTTCTTGGATGGTAAATATGACTTCACTGGAAGTAACTTCAACTACTTTCCATTTGGGAGTGGAAAAAGAATATGTCCAGGGACAGCAACGGCAGAGAGGCTTGTCATgcatttacttgcatcactgttgcattcttttgactGGAAACTACCACAAGGAGAGACGAAGGTGGATTCTTCCGAAAAGTTTGggatggtgatgatgaagaagGTACCTATGGTTGCCATCCCAACTCCAAGGTTATTGGATTCAGAGCTTTATCAGTAA